In the genome of Bacillota bacterium, the window TTGCCTTTCCATGGTGATCGAATTCCCCGTGATCATCGCTCTCTTTCAAGCGCTCAGTCACTTGCAGTACGCGGGAGGGGCCTCGTTCCTCTGGGTTCCCCACCTGGCGCGGCCGGACCCCTACTACGTGTTGCCCACCCTGGCGGCCGCTGCCACTTACTGGCAGGCCCGGGTGTCGACGCCGCCATCGGCAGGCGGGGGGACGGGGATGATGCTCCTGAGTCTGGCGATGGGTCCGGCCATGATGTTTTATTTCACCGCGAGGTACGGGGCGGGGCTGGGACTTTACTGGACCCTGAGCACGGCACTGCGGGCTTTGCAGCAGTACCTGACGCCGCAGGCCCGACGGGGTAGAGGGGGAGCGCCAGGTGAGGAGAATCGAGAAGAGGGGTCGCACGGTGGACGAGGCCGTGCAGGCGGCTCTCAAGGAACTGGGCGTGGGTCCGGACGAGGCCGAGGTGGAAGTGCTGGATGAGGGTCGGCGGGGCTTCCTGGGACTGGGCGGCAGGGAAGCGCTGGTGCGGGTGACGCGCAGGCGGCGCGCGGACCGCTTTGCTGCCGGGCTGGTGCAGGACATCCTGCGCAGCATGGGTGTGGAGGGGCAGGTGAAGACCGAAGAGAGAGACGGGCAGTTCTGGCTCGAGGTGGAAGGGGATGACGTGGGAGCCCTCATCGGTCACCGGGGGCGCACCCTCGATGCGCTCGAGTATCTGGTGAACGTGGCAGTGTCCAGAGAGTGCGGGGGCAGGGAGCGCCTGACGGTGGATGTGGCCGGGTATCGGGGCCGGCGGGCAGAGGCGGTGAGGGGGATGGCGCTGCGGGCGGCGGAGAGGGTGCGTCGGACCGGGCGCCCGGCGACACTGGAGCCGATGACGGCGCGAGAGCGCAAGCTGGTGCACCTCGCCCTGCAAGGCGACCCGCAGGTGGTGACCCGTTCGGAGGGAGAAGAGCCCTTCCGCAAGATTGTGATCGCGAAGAAGGATTGACGCCCGGGTGGGGTCCCGGGTTGCAGGCGGGAGGAGGTGGCAGAGGAGAGGTGTGCCTGAATCGCGCTGGGGGGGCACGCTGACGGCTCTGATCAAGGAGGGGGCACGGGCCCTGGGTATCTACCTGGCGGGGCCCGCGACAGAGAGGCTTGTGCTTTACGGGGCTTTGCTGCAGGAGGCAGGGAGACGGGCGGGTTTTCGCCCGGCAGATGACGCCCGCATTCTGGTGGGAAAGCACCTCCTGGATGGGGCCACATGTTTGCTGGCCACGGACTACCCCAGGGGAGCTACGGTCGTGGATGTGGGTAGCGGGGTGGGGCTGCCCGGTCTGGTGGTGGCCATCTGTCGACCGGGTGCGCAGGTGGTGCTGGTCGAGCCGCGGGGCAGGAGAGCGGGCTTTCTGCGCTGGGCGGTGTGGCAGTTGGAACTCGGGAATGTGAGGGTGGTACGTGCGCGCGCGGAGCAGCTGGCCCTCGCGGGAGAGAGATTCCAGCGGGTGCTGGCCCGAGCCCTGGCTCCATATGGTGTTGCGGCGAGGCTGTGTCTTCCCCTGGCGGCCGCGGGCGGTGAGTTCATAGCCATGCTGGGGCCGCGGGGGGAAGAGGAGGCCGTGGCAGCAGGCGAAGAGACGGGCAAGGCGGGCGGCGTGGTGAAAAGGGTGGTCAGGCTGGACCTGCCGTGGGGCATGGGGCGGAGGGTGCTGGTGGTGGTGGGGAGGGAGCAGGAGGAGTAGGCATCAGGAAGGAACTGGGTAGGGGGGAGGTGGACGGTTGAGACTGGGACGGGCACGGGCTGCTGGGGGCACCAGGACGGTGAGGCGGGTGGTGGAGGTGCCCGTGGACCTGGTGGCCTCAGGTCCTTATCAGCCCCGCCGGGACGGCGATGACGTCGAGGACCTGTCTTCGTCCATCCGCGAGCACGGTTTGCTGCAGCCGGTGGTTTTGCGGCGTACGACGGCCGGATATGAGGTGGTGGCGGGACATAGAAGGCTGAGAGCGGCGCGGGAGGCGGGCCTGTCCCGGGTGCCGGCGGTGGTGACGGAGTGTTCGGATGCCGAGGCCGCCGTCCTGGGGCTGGTGGAGAACCTGCAGCGAGAGGGACTGAGCCCAGTGGAGGAGGCGGAGGCGTACCGGCGCATCCTGGAGGAGTTCCACCTCACCCAGGAGGAACTGGCACGCACCGTGGGATTGAGCCAGGCCACTGTTGCGAACCGCTTGCGGTTGTTGCGATTGCCGGAGGAGGTTAGGGACGCGCTGCACCGGGGGGTGATCACGGAGAGACACGGGCGCGCGCTGTTGCGGCTGGAAGACGATGAGGAGATCGTGCGTGCGTTCCGTATGGTGGCAGAGAGCGAGCTGAGGGTGCAGGATACGGAGCACCTGGTCGATGAGCTGCTGGGCGAAGGAAAGGGAGCCGGTGCCGAAGAAGGAAAGAGAGGGAGGCGGCGGCTGGCGGCGCTTCGGGACTTGAGGATATTCCTCAATACGTTTCGGTCAGCGGTGCAGGCCCTGCAGCAGGCGGGCGTTCCCGCGCGCATCGAGGAGCGGGATACGGGGCAGGAACTGGTGGTTACGGTGTACATAGGGCGGCCCGGGCTGGGTGCAGGGGTGGCCAGGAGGAGCGGTGGCCAGGGTATGGGCGGTTGCTAACCAGAAAGGCGGGGTGGGGAAGACCACCACGGTGGTGAACCTGGCGGCATGCCTGGCGGCGCTGGGGCATGCTGTGCTCACGGTTGATTGTGACCCCCAGGGGCATTGCACGACCGGGTTGGGCGTGGACAAGAGAGGATTGGCGGGAACCCTCTACCAGGTGCTGGCGGGAGCACGGACCATGAGGCAGGTGAAGGTGCGGACGCCCTGGGGGGTCGATGTGGTACCCGCCACGGTGGATCTGGCAGGGGCGGAAGTGGAGCTGGTGGGAGCGCCGGAGCGGGAGCAGCGGCTGCGCGACGCCCTGGGGGAAGTGGGGGAGGACTACGGGTTTGTGTTCATCGATTGTCCGCCTTCGTTGGGGTTGCTCACCGTGAACGCGCTGGTGGCGGCGGAGGGGGTGGTGGTACCCATCCAGTGCGAGTACTACGCCCTGGAGGGGTTGGGCCAGCTGGTGCGCACCATTCAGTTGGTGCGAAGGAGTTACAATCCGCCGTTGCACCTGCAGGGCGTTATCCTGACCATGTTCGACAGCCGCACGAACCTGTCCGCCCAGGTGGCGGCTGAGGTGAGGAAGTACTTCCGCGATAGAGTCTATGAGACGGTGATACCGCGGAGCGTGAGGTTGTCCGAGGCCCCCAGCCACGGGCAACCGATCAACTGGTACGACCCGCGATCACGGGCGGCGGAGAGCTACATGGCACTGGCCAAGGAGGTATTGTCCCGTGAGTGCGGGTGCTAAGCGAGGCCTGGGCAAGGGGCTGGGCGCGCTTCTTCCCCAGGAGGGGCAGGTGCAGGACATACCGGTGGAGCAGGTGCGGCCCGCCCCCGGTCAGCCCCGGCAGAAGGTGGCTGAGGAGGGGCTGGCGGAGCTGGCCCAGTCTGTACGCGCCCACGGCGTGTTGCAGCCGGTGCTGGTGCGACCGGTGTCGGGCGGGTATGAGCTGGTGGCCGGGGAGCGCAGGTGGCGGGCGGCGGTAATGGCCGGACTGAGCAGCATCCCCGCGATCGTGAGGGACGTGGGCGAGGCAGAGCGGCTGGAACTGGCGCTGGTGGAGAACCTGCAGCGTCAGGACCTGAATCCGATGGAGGAGGCGGGTGGCTTCCGCCAGCTGATGGAGCGGTTTGGATACACCCAGGAGCAGCTGGCGGCGCGGGTGGGAAAGAGCCGCTCGTATGTGGCGAACGCGCTGCGGCTGCTAGGCCTGGCGCCGGCTGTACAGGAGATGGTGGAGGCGGGGAGGCTGAGCGCGGGACATGCGCGGGCACTTCTGGCGATCAGCGAGCAGGGGCTGCAGGTTGCAACGGCGGAAAGCCTGGTGCGGCGCGGGGCATCTGTCCGGCAGGCAGAAGAGATGGTCCGGCGGGAGGTGGGGCAGGGCGCGCGCCGGCGCGCACCCAGGGGTACGGGCTCCTGGGGAACGTGGGAGGATCGGCTGCGCCAGACCCTGGGCACCAAGGTGTTCATTCGGGGGGACGAGGCAAGGGGCCGCATAGAGATCCAGTACTTCAGCCGGCAGGACCTCGAGCGGTTGCTGGAGATGCTGGTGGGGAGACCGCGGGCCATGGGGAGATAGGGTGTTTCACGTGAAACATGGTGCGCGGCCGTCCTGTGCCACCGGCGTGGTCGGGGTCTGCTCCGTGCGGTTGCGGAAGGAACGAGATGGCCTCCTGGGAGGCCCACCGGGCTCGCCCGGTCCCGACGGCAGGAAGGGGTAGCGGGGAGGAAAAGGGGACCCGGCCGGCGAAGTGGGTAGCTACCACCAGGGGAGTGGGGTGGAAAGGGTGAGCAAGACCCCGAGGTCACGCCTGGTGACCATCATGCTCGTGCCCCACTTCGGGGAACGTACATATCAGATAAGGTTGCCCGTGCGCTTTTTCCGCAGGCTCCTTGCCGCTGTCATTCTGCTCTGCGCGATGATCGTCGGGCTTCTTCAATCCTATTCCATCATGCAGGGCAACATGCAGGAGTTGGCCAGGCTGCGGCATGAGACGTCGACCCAGCGGTCCCTGCTGCAATCCCTCTCCGGGCGGGCAATGGCCATGCAGGAGCGGGAGGCCCGGGTTGCCGATCTCGAAGGGCGAGTGCGGGCCCTGATCGAGGAGGACAGTTTCCTCCCCGCTCACGTCAAGGCCCAACTGCTGGGGGCTTTGGGCGGGAAGCGTTCACGCGAGAGCGGCGCCTCCGCCGCCAGTTCGGGAGCAAAGCCTGCTGCACTACCACAGGAGGAAGCGGTGCTCGACGGGGCCGAGGGGGGCGGGTATGGCCTACCACCCGCCTCCCCCCCGTCCCCGGAAAGTCTTCGCCGGGCGGTTCCGTTGTCCAGCCGGGCTATGAGCCGGATGGGGGGGCCGGTTGCTGCCGGCGCGGGCGCCGGTGCCTCGGTGGCCGCTGCCCTCTCTCCGTCCGGTACGGAAGCGGAAGGACCGCTGACGGATGGGCATGGGTCAGGCCCGTGGCTGGGGGATGAGTTGGGGGGTGACCTTGCCCGGGCGACCTCCAGCGCTGACGCCGCCGTGGATCGACTGGCCTCGCTGGAGCAGGTCCTGGCCCGGCGGCAGGACGTGCTGCTGTCTCTTCCGCAATGCATGCCGGTGATGGGCCGGCTCACTTCAGGGTTCGGATACCGCCGCTCCCCCTTCGGCCGGCGGCTGGAGTTTCATGAGGGAGTGGATCTGGCAGCGCCGCGGGGGACGCCGGTACGGGTGGTGGCTGACGGCGTGGTGGTCTTCGCCGGATACAAGCCCGGTCTCGGGCGAACGGTGACTGTGGATCACGGAAACGGCATCCAGACGGTGTACGGTCACCACTCCAGCCTGATGGTAAGAGCGGGTCAGCACGTGAAGGCCGGCGACGTCGTCGCTGCGGTGGGGGATACCGGCCGGGCCACGGGTGACCACCTGCACTTCGAGCTGCACTTCAACGGACGGGTCGTCGATCCCTGGCCTTACCTGCAACGGTTGGGAGGAGGCGGCTGATGCTGGCCAGGAAGGCAGAACGTCCTAACCCGGACAGCGTTGACACTGTGATTGGTAAGTCCACCTTCATTCAGGGGACGTTGACTTCCCAGGGAACCCTGCGTGTGGATGGTCGCCTCGAGGGGGAGATAATAGGAGACGGCGACGTCTTCATAGGCCAGGACGCCCGCGTGGTGGCGAAGATCAAGGCTCGCCACGTGGTGCTGGCCGGGCACGTGGACGGTGACGTGGAGGCGGCGGGGAAGCTGGAAATCGGCGCTACCGGGGTCCTGGTGGGCAACGTGAAGGTTTCGCAGCTGGTGGTCGAGGAAGGAGGCGTTCTGGAGGGCTCCAGCAGCTTCCGTCGCCGTCAGGAGGACAAGGGGTCCGCTGGCGAGGGCAGTTGACATGTTTGCCGATCGGGAAGAGGCCGGAACTCTCTTGGGGGAGCGTGTGGCAGCCCTCCACCTGGCGCGGCCGCTGGTTCTCGGTGTGGCCCGGGGCGGGGTGGTGGTGGCCGCCCGGGTAGCGCAAGCCTTGGGTGCTCCCCTGGACGTGGTGGTTCCGCGGAAGATCGGTGCTCCCCGCAACCCTGAACTGGCTATCGGGGCCGTGGGTCCGGATGGCGAGGTGGTCGTCGATGGGGAGCTGGCGGATCTGGTGGGGGCGAGTCCTGCGTACATAGCCCTCGAGTCCCGGCGGCAGGCAGAAGAGGTGCGACGCCGCCTCGGGATGTACCGCCGGGAGTTGCCCCCTCTCGATCCCGAGGCGATGGATGTCGTCGTGGTCGATGACGGGGTGGCTACCGGACACACGGTGCTGGTGGCCGTGCGCGCTCTGCGCTCGCGGAGGCCGGCCTCCCTCACCGTTGCCGTGCCCGTTGCCCCACCGGAGGCTGTTCCCCGCCTCCGGGCCGAGGTGGACCGGGTGGTGTGCCTATCCACGCCTTCCCCCTTTTACGCGGTCGGCCAGTTCTACCGGTACTTCCCCCAGGTGAGCGACGAGGAAGTGGGTGAACTCCTCCGAACGCATAGGCTCCGGCCACCCGAACCAGAATAGGGTGGAGGTGAACCTGTGACGCTGCGCGGGGAAGACGCCCCTGCCGTGGCCGTGGAGACGGCCCTGACGCCCGTGGCGGATCTACTGCGGAGGGAGGGCTTTCGGGTGGTGCCGCTGCGCACCCCCGTCCCCGAGGGTGTGGGAGCGGTGGTGACCACGGCCGGCGACATAGACCTCACGGGTATGCAGGACATCAAGACTGCCAGTCCGGTTATCGCGGCTGCGGGCAAGGCACCGGAGCAGATCCTTGAAGAAGTGCGGCGGGCGGTGAGGTTGCGTGGTGGCCCGCCCGAGGAAAGATCAGGGTAAGGGCGCCGGCGATAACCAGGGCCATTTTGAATACCAGCCACAGTCGTGTGTTTTGCAGCACCACGTATTCCATGTGACCGGCCACGTTCACCGTGCCGGTCATATGTATATCGCCGACTTCCGGGAGAACCTTGTTCACGCCAGCTCCCGGCCGGATGCAGCCCCTGCCCAGCACGATGCTGCCCACCTGTTCGGTCGTTCCCAGGCAGGCATCCACGGCGACTACCGGCCTCAGTCCCAGCTCGCGCAGGTTCTCGGCCACGCGAGTCAGGTTGGCGGCATGCACGGGGTGCTGGAGGGTGCCCCACACTTCCACACCCACCTGGTACTCCTGCAGGAGGGTGCCGACCAGGGGCCCCAGGGCGTCCCCCGTGGACCGGTCCGTGCCGATGCACAGGATGGCGGGCCTGGTCCCGGAGATGTGCTGGCAAAGGGCGGCAAGGCGAGCCGCCAGGGCGTGTTCTGCTCCGGGCTGGTGCACGCTCACGCGGAAGGCGTCCTTATCCTGCAGATCGAGGGGGAAAGCCAATCTCACTCCCCGCAGTGAGAAGTATATATGCGGGTGCACTTCCCTATGCGCCCGGCCCGTGCCCCCGCCGGGGAGGAGGGGGGGGCCCCACCGGCGAAGAACGGAGCCGGTGGAAGCCATGGAAGGGCGGCAGGCCCGCGCAGTTCCCGTCTGGGTGGTTGTGCCTGTGGTGGCTGCATCACTGGGGTGCTGGCACCTGGGCGCACCGTACCTTGCCGACATCTCTCCGGTGGTGCAGGCCGCTGCGAGCTTCCTCATGGTGGGAGTCCTGGGCATCACCGCCCGCTACGTGGCCGCACGCCGGCCCATAGTGTTCTTCCAGGACATTCTGACCGAGCTGGGCGTGTACGCTGTGGCCGGCGGGGCGTCTGGCGTGCTGATCCTGTTCCTGGAGGGGCGGTGGGGCGTGAGGGCGAGTCCCGTTTTGCCTGCGGTCGCCGTTTACGTCGCTCTCACCTTTCTCTTCGATCGGCGGGCCTCTTAGCCAGAAACCCGTGTGCACATAACGTGTTAACGATGAATAGCCTGCAGTGGGAGCGCGCGCAGCAGGCAGGTGATCCATCTCCTCGTCCCTTTTGGGGACGAGGGGCAGGAGGTTGATATCCTTGGCGGATGTACGACCGGGCGAGGCCGGGATCGCCGAGGAGAAGAGCTTTCAGGGCGGGGAACTGGCCCGCGCCTATGTTCCCGTCCAGATCTACACGCGGCGTCTGGATCCGGCCGAGGGTTGGAAGGCAGGCACCATATTCCCCGAGTTGATACGTCCCTACACGCCGGCACCCCGCCGGGTGCGCAGGCGGAGGTAGCAGGGAGGCGAGCGGGCGTGGACACGGAGCGGCGACAACTGCTTCACCGGCTGGTGGCCCTCGAGTTCACCGCCATCGACCTGCAGCTCTACCTTGACACCCACCCTGACGACCAGAGGGCACTGGCGGACTTCAACGCAACTGCCCAGGAGATGGCCGGTCTCAGGGAGGTCTACGAAAGCAGGTACGGGCCCCTTCTCGGTTACGGGTTTTCGATGAGCCCGGGCGCCTGGCGGTGGATCGAGGAACCGTGGCCGTGGCAGATGTGAGCCCGAAAGGGGGGAACCCACCATGTGGGTATACGAGAAGACCCTTCTGTATCCCGTGCGGGTGACCCGAGCTGACCCCCGCATGGCCAGGGAGATCATAACCCAGTACGGGGGGCCCGACGGCGAACTGGGGGCGTCCCTGCGCTACCTCACCCAGCGTTACACCATGCCCGTCCCTCAGGCCATCGGCACCCTCACCGACATCGGCACCGAGGAACTGGCACACATGGAGATCGTGGCAGCGCTGGTCTACCATCTGATCAGAGACGCCTCACTGGAAGAGCTCGTTGCCGCCGGGATGGACACGTATTACGCGGACCACGATCGGGCCCTCTATTTCGTCAGCGCCGCCGGAACTCCCTGGACGGCCGCCTATATCGCCTCCAAGGGTGACCCGGTGGCCGACCTGCACGAGAACATGGCCGCGGAGGAGAAGGCGCGTGCCACCTACGAGCATCTCATTGACCTCTCCGACGACCCCGACGTCACCGACGTGTTGCGCTGGTTGCGCGAGCGCGAGGTCGTCCACTTCCAGCGGTTCGGCGAGACCCTTAACCTGGTGCACGAGTACCTCAACCGCCGCCGCGTGTTCTGAGGCGGCGGCGCCTCTGCAGGGGGCGTGCGGCGGTGTTCCCTGGCCGGGCAGTGCTCGCCCGGCCCCTTATGTGCTATGATGTTCCCGATGGTCAGGCCGTGCACGCGGGGCGTGAAGGGTTGGTGATTGCCATGCTGCTGGGGTGGCCTGATTATCTCTGCCTGCTGGTGATCGCCTGGGGCGCGGTGACCGGCGTGATGCACGGCTTCGTGCGGGTGGTCGCCAACCTGGCCGCACTGGTGGTGGGGCTGGGGGTTGCTGCCTGGGGGACGGGGCCCGTCGTGGCCTGGCTGGAGCACCTGGGATGGGTTAAGGCCGTGGCCACCCGGATATCGGCCCACCTGCCCCTGCCTCAGAGCGTGACCGCCATGCCCGTCGGAGGCAGGGTACCCATTACCTGGGGCGACGACCTGCCGCCCGCGCTGAAGGCGGCGCTGCAGCAACGGGCGGAGGCCCTGTTCGCCAGTACGTCCGGGGCGGCCACCCTGGGGGAGCTGGTGACCAGGGCCCTGACCGAACTGCTCTTCTCGCTGGTGGTTTTCCTGCTCATCCTGGCGGTGTCGCAGGGCTTCCTGAGGTGGGTGGGAAAGAAGGTGTCGGGGTGGCTGGGTGCGCATGGCCTGAGCTGGCCCAACCGCCTGGGCGGGCTGCTGGTGGGCGCGGCGCGCAGCACCCTGGTGATGTCGGCCGTCGCTGCACTTGCCCTCCCGCTGGTCACCGTGGTGTCTCCCGGCCTGGCTTTGCTCAAGCCGGGCGGCCTGGCCTACATCCTGGCCGAGTGGTTCGGCCGCTTCTACCCCTGGTTGCTGGCACGCCTTTGATTGGCCCCCGGGCAAATGCCCTGACGGGAAGGAGGTGAGGCCCGGACCCGACCGTGGGCCACGGCGGGTGGACGGGCAATGCCTTGCAGCTTGACATGGCCGTGCTGGGGGTGGCAGGACGCCTGGCCTGGCGGCTCCTCCTGCTGCTGGTGTTGACCGTAGCGATGGTCAAGGGGGCGGACTTCCTGGTCAACAGGTTGTTTCGTCCCCGGCCGGGGACCAGGGTATGGCAACTGGAGGAAAGCCGTTCGCGTACCCTGGCCTCGCTCTTACGCAGCGCCGTACGCTACACGGTCACCATCTTCGCCGGCATGATGGCTCTCGACATCCTGGGGGTCGACACCAGGTCGCTGCTGGGGGGCGTGGCCATCGCCGGCCTGGCGATAGGGTTCGGTGCTCAGAACCTGGTGCGCGACGTCATCACCGGGTTCTTCATTATCTACGAGAGGCAGTATGACGTGGGGGACTACATCAAAGCCGCCGGCGTTGCGGGCGTGGTCGAGGAGGTGGGGCTGCGGGTCACCAGGCTGCGGGACTGGTCCGGGGAGATCCACGTCATCCCCAACGGCAG includes:
- a CDS encoding YidC/Oxa1 family membrane protein insertase, producing MKWLADLLTEGIALFYSWTGSYGLAIILLTVAVRLILLPVAWSGAVSTARMQALGPEMEELRRRYRNEPRKLNEAQLELWRRHGVNPFAGCLSMVIEFPVIIALFQALSHLQYAGGASFLWVPHLARPDPYYVLPTLAAAATYWQARVSTPPSAGGGTGMMLLSLAMGPAMMFYFTARYGAGLGLYWTLSTALRALQQYLTPQARRGRGGAPGEENREEGSHGGRGRAGGSQGTGRGSGRGRGGSAG
- the jag gene encoding RNA-binding cell elongation regulator Jag/EloR translates to MDEAVQAALKELGVGPDEAEVEVLDEGRRGFLGLGGREALVRVTRRRRADRFAAGLVQDILRSMGVEGQVKTEERDGQFWLEVEGDDVGALIGHRGRTLDALEYLVNVAVSRECGGRERLTVDVAGYRGRRAEAVRGMALRAAERVRRTGRPATLEPMTARERKLVHLALQGDPQVVTRSEGEEPFRKIVIAKKD
- a CDS encoding 16S rRNA (guanine(527)-N(7))-methyltransferase RsmG; amino-acid sequence: MPESRWGGTLTALIKEGARALGIYLAGPATERLVLYGALLQEAGRRAGFRPADDARILVGKHLLDGATCLLATDYPRGATVVDVGSGVGLPGLVVAICRPGAQVVLVEPRGRRAGFLRWAVWQLELGNVRVVRARAEQLALAGERFQRVLARALAPYGVAARLCLPLAAAGGEFIAMLGPRGEEEAVAAGEETGKAGGVVKRVVRLDLPWGMGRRVLVVVGREQEE
- a CDS encoding ParB/RepB/Spo0J family partition protein, whose product is MRLGRARAAGGTRTVRRVVEVPVDLVASGPYQPRRDGDDVEDLSSSIREHGLLQPVVLRRTTAGYEVVAGHRRLRAAREAGLSRVPAVVTECSDAEAAVLGLVENLQREGLSPVEEAEAYRRILEEFHLTQEELARTVGLSQATVANRLRLLRLPEEVRDALHRGVITERHGRALLRLEDDEEIVRAFRMVAESELRVQDTEHLVDELLGEGKGAGAEEGKRGRRRLAALRDLRIFLNTFRSAVQALQQAGVPARIEERDTGQELVVTVYIGRPGLGAGVARRSGGQGMGGC
- a CDS encoding ParA family protein encodes the protein MARVWAVANQKGGVGKTTTVVNLAACLAALGHAVLTVDCDPQGHCTTGLGVDKRGLAGTLYQVLAGARTMRQVKVRTPWGVDVVPATVDLAGAEVELVGAPEREQRLRDALGEVGEDYGFVFIDCPPSLGLLTVNALVAAEGVVVPIQCEYYALEGLGQLVRTIQLVRRSYNPPLHLQGVILTMFDSRTNLSAQVAAEVRKYFRDRVYETVIPRSVRLSEAPSHGQPINWYDPRSRAAESYMALAKEVLSRECGC
- a CDS encoding ParB/RepB/Spo0J family partition protein; this encodes MSAGAKRGLGKGLGALLPQEGQVQDIPVEQVRPAPGQPRQKVAEEGLAELAQSVRAHGVLQPVLVRPVSGGYELVAGERRWRAAVMAGLSSIPAIVRDVGEAERLELALVENLQRQDLNPMEEAGGFRQLMERFGYTQEQLAARVGKSRSYVANALRLLGLAPAVQEMVEAGRLSAGHARALLAISEQGLQVATAESLVRRGASVRQAEEMVRREVGQGARRRAPRGTGSWGTWEDRLRQTLGTKVFIRGDEARGRIEIQYFSRQDLERLLEMLVGRPRAMGR
- a CDS encoding M23 family metallopeptidase codes for the protein MSKTPRSRLVTIMLVPHFGERTYQIRLPVRFFRRLLAAVILLCAMIVGLLQSYSIMQGNMQELARLRHETSTQRSLLQSLSGRAMAMQEREARVADLEGRVRALIEEDSFLPAHVKAQLLGALGGKRSRESGASAASSGAKPAALPQEEAVLDGAEGGGYGLPPASPPSPESLRRAVPLSSRAMSRMGGPVAAGAGAGASVAAALSPSGTEAEGPLTDGHGSGPWLGDELGGDLARATSSADAAVDRLASLEQVLARRQDVLLSLPQCMPVMGRLTSGFGYRRSPFGRRLEFHEGVDLAAPRGTPVRVVADGVVVFAGYKPGLGRTVTVDHGNGIQTVYGHHSSLMVRAGQHVKAGDVVAAVGDTGRATGDHLHFELHFNGRVVDPWPYLQRLGGGG
- a CDS encoding polymer-forming cytoskeletal protein codes for the protein MLARKAERPNPDSVDTVIGKSTFIQGTLTSQGTLRVDGRLEGEIIGDGDVFIGQDARVVAKIKARHVVLAGHVDGDVEAAGKLEIGATGVLVGNVKVSQLVVEEGGVLEGSSSFRRRQEDKGSAGEGS
- a CDS encoding phosphoribosyltransferase family protein, which encodes MFADREEAGTLLGERVAALHLARPLVLGVARGGVVVAARVAQALGAPLDVVVPRKIGAPRNPELAIGAVGPDGEVVVDGELADLVGASPAYIALESRRQAEEVRRRLGMYRRELPPLDPEAMDVVVVDDGVATGHTVLVAVRALRSRRPASLTVAVPVAPPEAVPRLRAEVDRVVCLSTPSPFYAVGQFYRYFPQVSDEEVGELLRTHRLRPPEPE
- the yyaC gene encoding spore protease YyaC, encoding MAFPLDLQDKDAFRVSVHQPGAEHALAARLAALCQHISGTRPAILCIGTDRSTGDALGPLVGTLLQEYQVGVEVWGTLQHPVHAANLTRVAENLRELGLRPVVAVDACLGTTEQVGSIVLGRGCIRPGAGVNKVLPEVGDIHMTGTVNVAGHMEYVVLQNTRLWLVFKMALVIAGALTLIFPRAGHHATSPPAALLQGSAPVPCPQPR
- a CDS encoding spore coat associated protein CotJA, with the translated sequence MADVRPGEAGIAEEKSFQGGELARAYVPVQIYTRRLDPAEGWKAGTIFPELIRPYTPAPRRVRRRR
- a CDS encoding spore coat protein CotJB; the protein is MDTERRQLLHRLVALEFTAIDLQLYLDTHPDDQRALADFNATAQEMAGLREVYESRYGPLLGYGFSMSPGAWRWIEEPWPWQM
- a CDS encoding manganese catalase family protein yields the protein MWVYEKTLLYPVRVTRADPRMAREIITQYGGPDGELGASLRYLTQRYTMPVPQAIGTLTDIGTEELAHMEIVAALVYHLIRDASLEELVAAGMDTYYADHDRALYFVSAAGTPWTAAYIASKGDPVADLHENMAAEEKARATYEHLIDLSDDPDVTDVLRWLREREVVHFQRFGETLNLVHEYLNRRRVF
- a CDS encoding CvpA family protein; protein product: MHAGREGLVIAMLLGWPDYLCLLVIAWGAVTGVMHGFVRVVANLAALVVGLGVAAWGTGPVVAWLEHLGWVKAVATRISAHLPLPQSVTAMPVGGRVPITWGDDLPPALKAALQQRAEALFASTSGAATLGELVTRALTELLFSLVVFLLILAVSQGFLRWVGKKVSGWLGAHGLSWPNRLGGLLVGAARSTLVMSAVAALALPLVTVVSPGLALLKPGGLAYILAEWFGRFYPWLLARL
- a CDS encoding mechanosensitive ion channel family protein translates to MQLDMAVLGVAGRLAWRLLLLLVLTVAMVKGADFLVNRLFRPRPGTRVWQLEESRSRTLASLLRSAVRYTVTIFAGMMALDILGVDTRSLLGGVAIAGLAIGFGAQNLVRDVITGFFIIYERQYDVGDYIKAAGVAGVVEEVGLRVTRLRDWSGEIHVIPNGRIEITTNVSRAGSRALVEVSIAYEADLRQAIDVMQQACDQAARELPAILEGPTVLGVKELGDSGIDLLVWARTQPLEQWGVERELRLRLKEALDAAGIEIPYPRLVVYDRSERRADGDQVSRG